In one Xiphophorus couchianus chromosome 17, X_couchianus-1.0, whole genome shotgun sequence genomic region, the following are encoded:
- the nudt5 gene encoding ADP-sugar pyrophosphatase: protein MSNPEDPKVTTTPHIIKEEVLAEGKWVKLEQTTYMDPAGNTRTWETAKRTTRRTNTEADGVGIIALLKRTLHKDCVVMVKQFRPPMGGNTLEFPAGLIDEGETADVAALRELKEETGYKGEVVGVTPVTCLDPGLSNCTTQIVLVNINGDDVENINPTQQLGDGEFVEVILLPLDEFQCKIDDLIRREKIIVDSKVYIFAMGMAQAFFKPRELPVLKQ from the exons ATGAGCAATCCCGAGGACCCTAAAGTGACAACAACACCACATATAATCAAAGAAGAG GTGTTGGCAGAAGGGAAATGGGTAAAGCTGGAACAGACCACATACATGGACCCTGCAGGAAACACCAG AACCTGGGAGACGGCGAAGCGGACGACCAGGAGGACCAACACAGAGGCAGACGGAGTAGGAATCATCGCGCTGCTGAAGCGGACGCTCCATAAAGACTGCGTCGTCATGGTGAAGCAGTTCCGTCCTCCAATGGGAGGCAACACCCTGGAGTTTCCAGCAG GACTGATCGATGAGGGGGAAACGGCAGATGTGGCTGCGCTGAGGGAACTGAAGGAGGAAACCGGCTACAAAGGAGAAGTGGTGGGAGTGACTCCAG TGACCTGCCTGGACCCCGGCCTGTCCAACTGCACCACCCAGATCGTCCTGGTCAACATCAACGGAGACGACGTGGAGAACATCAACCCCACACAGCAGCTGG GCGACGGAG AGTTTGTCGAAGTTATCCTTTTACCGCTCGATGAGTTCCAGTGCAAAATCGACG ACCTGATCCGGAGGGAGAAGATCATTGTGGACTCCAAGGTTTATATCTTTGCCATGGGAATGGCTCAGGCCTTCTTCAAGCCCAGGGAGCTGCCCGTCCTAAAGCAGTGA
- the cdc123 gene encoding translation initiation factor eIF2 assembly protein isoform X2, which translates to MKKEQVVHCQFSVWYPIFKKHTIKSLILPLPQNVIDYLLDDGTLVISGSDHNSQPIQTNNSESDAEEDVQWSDDETTAIATAPEFPEFASTVLEAINALGGCVFPKLNWSAPRDANWIALNSSLECRSLGDVFLLFKSSDFITHDLTQAFLQCSDQDSPDPVISYELVLRKWAELIPGGEFRCFVKENKLIAVSQRDHTQYYQHILKQEQHISQAIQDFFSQHVQYRFLDEDFVFDVYRDSQGRVWLIDLNPFGEVTDSLLFSWDELMSGEVVDHQQQDGPAFRYTTSEVTVQPSPCLSYRIPRDFVDLSAGEDAYKLIDFLKLTKSQQEESEEEEENPPQ; encoded by the exons ATGAAGAAGGAGCAAGTTGTCCACTGTCAGTTCTCTGTTTGGTATCCGATCTTTAAGAAGCACACGATAAAAAG TCTGATCCTTCCACTGCCTCAGAATGTAATAGACTATTTACTGGACGATGGGACACTGGTAATCTCTGGAAG TGATCACAACTCTCAGCCGATACAAACCAACAACAGCGAGTCAGATGCTGAGGAAGACGTACAG TGGTCGGATGATGAGACGACAGCGATAGCCACT GCTCCCGAATTCCCAGAATTCGCTTCTACAGTGCTGGAGGCCATCAACGCCCTGGGTGGGTGTGTCTTCCCCAAACTCAACTGGAGCGCTCCGCgg GACGCCAACTGGATCGCTCTGAACAGCTCGCTGGAGTGCCGCAGCCTCGGCGACGTCTTCCTGCTCTTCAAAAGCTCCGACTTCATCACGCACGACCTCACGCAGGC GTTCCTCCAGTGCAGCGACCAGGACTCTCCAGATCCAGTCATCAGTTACGAG CTGGTGTTGAGGAAGTGGGCGGAGCTAATTCCCGGCGGAGAGTTTCGCTGCTTcgtcaaagaaaacaaactgattg CCGTCTCCCAGAGGGACCACACACAGTACTACCAGCACATCCTGAAGCAGGAGCAGCACATCTCCCAGGCCATCCAGGACTTCTTCAGCCAGCACGTTCAGTACCGCTTCCTGGACGAAGACT TTGTGTTTGACGTGTACAGAGACAGCCAG gGCAGGGTGTGGCTCATCGACCTGAACCCATTCGGAGAGGTGACCGACTCGCTGCTGTTCAGCTGGGACGAGCTGATGTCTGGAGAAGTCGTCGACCATCAGCAGCAG GACGGCCCGGCGTTCCGCTACACCACCAGCGAGGTGACGGTGCAGCCCAGTCCGTGTCTGAGCTACAGAATACCGCGGGACTTCGTGGACCTGTCCGCCGGAGAGGACGCCTACAAGCTCATCGACTTTCTGAAACTG ACGAAGAGCCAGCAGGAGGAAtccgaagaggaggaggagaatcCTCCCCAGTGA
- the cdc123 gene encoding translation initiation factor eIF2 assembly protein isoform X1, with protein sequence MKKEQVVHCQFSVWYPIFKKHTIKSLILPLPQNVIDYLLDDGTLVISGSDHNSQPIQTNNSESDAEEDVQWSDDETTAIATAPEFPEFASTVLEAINALGGCVFPKLNWSAPRDANWIALNSSLECRSLGDVFLLFKSSDFITHDLTQAFLQCSDQDSPDPVISYELVLRKWAELIPGGEFRCFVKENKLIAVSQRDHTQYYQHILKQEQHISQAIQDFFSQHVQYRFLDEDFVFDVYRDSQGRVWLIDLNPFGEVTDSLLFSWDELMSGEVVDHQQQVSKPGFYPKRTAFATRPGSLRDGWFVWQDGPAFRYTTSEVTVQPSPCLSYRIPRDFVDLSAGEDAYKLIDFLKLTKSQQEESEEEEENPPQ encoded by the exons ATGAAGAAGGAGCAAGTTGTCCACTGTCAGTTCTCTGTTTGGTATCCGATCTTTAAGAAGCACACGATAAAAAG TCTGATCCTTCCACTGCCTCAGAATGTAATAGACTATTTACTGGACGATGGGACACTGGTAATCTCTGGAAG TGATCACAACTCTCAGCCGATACAAACCAACAACAGCGAGTCAGATGCTGAGGAAGACGTACAG TGGTCGGATGATGAGACGACAGCGATAGCCACT GCTCCCGAATTCCCAGAATTCGCTTCTACAGTGCTGGAGGCCATCAACGCCCTGGGTGGGTGTGTCTTCCCCAAACTCAACTGGAGCGCTCCGCgg GACGCCAACTGGATCGCTCTGAACAGCTCGCTGGAGTGCCGCAGCCTCGGCGACGTCTTCCTGCTCTTCAAAAGCTCCGACTTCATCACGCACGACCTCACGCAGGC GTTCCTCCAGTGCAGCGACCAGGACTCTCCAGATCCAGTCATCAGTTACGAG CTGGTGTTGAGGAAGTGGGCGGAGCTAATTCCCGGCGGAGAGTTTCGCTGCTTcgtcaaagaaaacaaactgattg CCGTCTCCCAGAGGGACCACACACAGTACTACCAGCACATCCTGAAGCAGGAGCAGCACATCTCCCAGGCCATCCAGGACTTCTTCAGCCAGCACGTTCAGTACCGCTTCCTGGACGAAGACT TTGTGTTTGACGTGTACAGAGACAGCCAG gGCAGGGTGTGGCTCATCGACCTGAACCCATTCGGAGAGGTGACCGACTCGCTGCTGTTCAGCTGGGACGAGCTGATGTCTGGAGAAGTCGTCGACCATCAGCAGCAGGTCAGCAAACCCGGTTTTTACCCAAAGCGCACTGCTTTCGCGACCCGACCCGGATCCCTCCGTGACGGCTGGTTTGTGTGGCAGGACGGCCCGGCGTTCCGCTACACCACCAGCGAGGTGACGGTGCAGCCCAGTCCGTGTCTGAGCTACAGAATACCGCGGGACTTCGTGGACCTGTCCGCCGGAGAGGACGCCTACAAGCTCATCGACTTTCTGAAACTG ACGAAGAGCCAGCAGGAGGAAtccgaagaggaggaggagaatcCTCCCCAGTGA